The Dendropsophus ebraccatus isolate aDenEbr1 chromosome 3, aDenEbr1.pat, whole genome shotgun sequence genome includes a region encoding these proteins:
- the LOC138786735 gene encoding zinc finger protein 84-like isoform X2, protein MNQGEDGNSINAPETDVSSDEQYKVEDVTTGKDLNSINERYTTSEQEETGDWSDEQFKEDITTDECTRRSEGHHISPDITADGQITLETYDNNKPISCTECGNCFTNKSSLVKHLRIHTGEKPFSCSECGKCFTRKSSLVEHLRIHTGEKPYSCSECGKCFTHKSTLFDHQKTHQKLNLVKHLRIHTGEKPFSCSECEKCFTFKSTLVQHLRIHTGEKPFSCSECGKRFALKTTLVEHLRIHTGEKPFSCLKCGKCFAQKSNLNKHKKTHIGERQFSCPKCRKCFTLKCSLANHLRSHTRKKPFSCSECGRCFTCKSYLVEHLKSHTGEKPFVCSECGKCFALKSSLVYHQKMHSEEKPEYGKCFAQKTNLDTHQKTHIGEEQFSCPRCRKCFSRKCYLVNHLRSHARKKLFSCSECGKCFHCKSYLVKHLRTHSGEKPFLCSVCGKGLATKSSLIDHQKTHSGEKPFSCTECGKCFTAKSSLVKHLRIHAGEMPYSCSECGKGFTQKSYFVEHQENHKKEKLIPCPECGEGFTNQSDLEEHRISHRRKAAAMDQILEMFYSDI, encoded by the exons atgaatcagggggaagatgggaacagtattaatgctccagagacagatgtgagcagtgatgagcagtataaggtgGAGGATgtcactacagggaaggatctgaactcTATTAATGAAAGATACACCACATCAGAACAAGAAGAGACAGGTGACTGGAGTGATGAGCAGtttaaggaggacatcactacag ATGAgtgtacccggagatcagagggacatcatatatctccagatattacagcagatggtcagatcacattAGAGACGTACGATAATAACAAGCCAAtttcatgtacagaatgtgggaaCTGTTTTACTAACAAATCAAGTCTTGTTAAGCAtctaagaattcacacaggggagaagccattttcatgttcagaatgtgggaaatgctttactcGAAAATCAAGCCTTGTTGAACatctgagaattcacacaggggagaaaccatattcatgctcagaatgtggaaaatgttttacacatAAATCAACTCTTTTTGATCATCAAAAAACTCATCAGAAAttaaatcttgttaaacatctaAGAATCCACACAGGcgagaagccattttcgtgttcagaatgtgagaaatgtttcacTTTTAAATCAACCCTTGTTCAACatctgagaattcacacaggggagaagccattttcttgttcagaatgtgggaaacgttttGCTCTTAAAACAACCCTTGTTGAACATCTGAgaattcacactggggagaagccattctcatgcctaaaatgtgggaaatgttttgcccaGAAATCAAATCTTAATAAGCATAAAAAGACCCACATAGGAGAGAGACAATTTTCATGCCCcaaatgtagaaaatgttttactcTTAAATGCAGTCTTGCTAATCATCTAAGAAGTCACACAagaaagaagccattttcatgttcagaatgtgggagatgttttactTGCAAATCATACCTTGTTGAACACCTGAAAagccacacaggggagaagccttttgtatgctcagaatgtgggaaatgttttgctctgAAATCATCTCTTGTTTATCATCAGAAAATGCATTCGGAAGAGAAGCCAGAATATGGGAaatgttttgcccagaaaacaAATCTTGATACACATCAAAAGACTCATATAGGAGAGGAACAATTTTCATGCCCCagatgtagaaaatgtttttctcGTAAATGTTATCTTGTTAATCATCTGAGAAGTCACGCGAGGAAAAagctattttcatgttcagaatgcgggaaatgttttcATTGCAAATCATACCTTGTAAAACATCTGAGAACTCACTCAGGGGAGAAGCCTTTTTTATGCTCAGTATGTGGGAAAGGTTTGGCCACAAAATCATCTCTTATTGATCATCAAAAAACGCACtcgggggagaagccattttcatgtacagaatgtgggaaatgttttacagctAAATCCAGTCTTGTTAAACATCTGAGAATTCACGCCGGGGAGATGCCatattcatgctcagaatgtgggaaaggttttactcagaaatcataTTTTGTTGAACATCAAGAAAATCACAAAAAGGAGAAGCTTAttccatgtccagaatgtggagaAGGTTTTACAAACCAATCAGATCTTGAGGAACATAGAATCTCCCATAGGAGGAAAGCTGCTGCCATGGACCAGATTttagaaatgttttactcagataTTTAA
- the LOC138786735 gene encoding zinc finger protein 84-like isoform X1, producing the protein MNQGEDGNSINAPETDVSSDEQYKVEDVTTGKDLNSINERYTTSEQEETGDWSDEQFKEDITTGKRPDECTRRSEGHHISPDITADGQITLETYDNNKPISCTECGNCFTNKSSLVKHLRIHTGEKPFSCSECGKCFTRKSSLVEHLRIHTGEKPYSCSECGKCFTHKSTLFDHQKTHQKLNLVKHLRIHTGEKPFSCSECEKCFTFKSTLVQHLRIHTGEKPFSCSECGKRFALKTTLVEHLRIHTGEKPFSCLKCGKCFAQKSNLNKHKKTHIGERQFSCPKCRKCFTLKCSLANHLRSHTRKKPFSCSECGRCFTCKSYLVEHLKSHTGEKPFVCSECGKCFALKSSLVYHQKMHSEEKPEYGKCFAQKTNLDTHQKTHIGEEQFSCPRCRKCFSRKCYLVNHLRSHARKKLFSCSECGKCFHCKSYLVKHLRTHSGEKPFLCSVCGKGLATKSSLIDHQKTHSGEKPFSCTECGKCFTAKSSLVKHLRIHAGEMPYSCSECGKGFTQKSYFVEHQENHKKEKLIPCPECGEGFTNQSDLEEHRISHRRKAAAMDQILEMFYSDI; encoded by the exons atgaatcagggggaagatgggaacagtattaatgctccagagacagatgtgagcagtgatgagcagtataaggtgGAGGATgtcactacagggaaggatctgaactcTATTAATGAAAGATACACCACATCAGAACAAGAAGAGACAGGTGACTGGAGTGATGAGCAGtttaaggaggacatcactacaggtaaacgcccag ATGAgtgtacccggagatcagagggacatcatatatctccagatattacagcagatggtcagatcacattAGAGACGTACGATAATAACAAGCCAAtttcatgtacagaatgtgggaaCTGTTTTACTAACAAATCAAGTCTTGTTAAGCAtctaagaattcacacaggggagaagccattttcatgttcagaatgtgggaaatgctttactcGAAAATCAAGCCTTGTTGAACatctgagaattcacacaggggagaaaccatattcatgctcagaatgtggaaaatgttttacacatAAATCAACTCTTTTTGATCATCAAAAAACTCATCAGAAAttaaatcttgttaaacatctaAGAATCCACACAGGcgagaagccattttcgtgttcagaatgtgagaaatgtttcacTTTTAAATCAACCCTTGTTCAACatctgagaattcacacaggggagaagccattttcttgttcagaatgtgggaaacgttttGCTCTTAAAACAACCCTTGTTGAACATCTGAgaattcacactggggagaagccattctcatgcctaaaatgtgggaaatgttttgcccaGAAATCAAATCTTAATAAGCATAAAAAGACCCACATAGGAGAGAGACAATTTTCATGCCCcaaatgtagaaaatgttttactcTTAAATGCAGTCTTGCTAATCATCTAAGAAGTCACACAagaaagaagccattttcatgttcagaatgtgggagatgttttactTGCAAATCATACCTTGTTGAACACCTGAAAagccacacaggggagaagccttttgtatgctcagaatgtgggaaatgttttgctctgAAATCATCTCTTGTTTATCATCAGAAAATGCATTCGGAAGAGAAGCCAGAATATGGGAaatgttttgcccagaaaacaAATCTTGATACACATCAAAAGACTCATATAGGAGAGGAACAATTTTCATGCCCCagatgtagaaaatgtttttctcGTAAATGTTATCTTGTTAATCATCTGAGAAGTCACGCGAGGAAAAagctattttcatgttcagaatgcgggaaatgttttcATTGCAAATCATACCTTGTAAAACATCTGAGAACTCACTCAGGGGAGAAGCCTTTTTTATGCTCAGTATGTGGGAAAGGTTTGGCCACAAAATCATCTCTTATTGATCATCAAAAAACGCACtcgggggagaagccattttcatgtacagaatgtgggaaatgttttacagctAAATCCAGTCTTGTTAAACATCTGAGAATTCACGCCGGGGAGATGCCatattcatgctcagaatgtgggaaaggttttactcagaaatcataTTTTGTTGAACATCAAGAAAATCACAAAAAGGAGAAGCTTAttccatgtccagaatgtggagaAGGTTTTACAAACCAATCAGATCTTGAGGAACATAGAATCTCCCATAGGAGGAAAGCTGCTGCCATGGACCAGATTttagaaatgttttactcagataTTTAA